From the Maioricimonas rarisocia genome, one window contains:
- a CDS encoding AAA family ATPase encodes MVSTSAANPGIGDPALLAALLSGEKYWPSEPRSTYELGLSEPFLESLVSKVLLSGGNCSGRGIAAEVCLPFSIVESTLERLRTRRLVTHVGAGQLNDYVYGLTEDGRNRARVFHQECAYVGPAPVPLMDYVISVEAQAIGDEPIRRSDLADAFHDVSVSREMLDLLGPAVNSASGLFLYGAPGNGKSTLANRITSCFGQEVWLPYAVIDGREMITVFDPAYHRRADLEQNGEAATHDKRWVRVRRPTVVVGGELTMDNLEIRHDPVSKISEAPLQMKSNCGCLLIDDFGRQRISPEDLLNRWIIPLENRHDYLTLATGKKIQVPFQQLIIFSTNLDPADLVDEAFLRRIPYRIEVGDPDEGEFHNLFQLAAEKAGCFYNPDAVDHLLETYYRGCDRPLRRCHARDLLMQVRNYCTYNDIPFEMLAEHFDRVAHGFFTRVPTRDMQAEPRPVQTSV; translated from the coding sequence ATGGTCTCGACGTCCGCCGCGAATCCCGGAATTGGCGACCCGGCACTGCTGGCCGCTCTGCTCTCCGGCGAGAAATACTGGCCCAGCGAACCCCGTTCCACTTACGAACTGGGACTCAGCGAGCCGTTTCTCGAATCGCTGGTTTCGAAGGTACTGCTCTCCGGCGGCAATTGCAGCGGTCGCGGGATCGCAGCCGAAGTCTGCCTGCCGTTCTCCATCGTCGAATCGACGCTCGAACGGCTCCGGACGCGCAGACTCGTGACGCATGTCGGGGCCGGCCAGCTCAACGACTACGTTTACGGCCTGACCGAAGATGGTCGAAACCGGGCCCGCGTGTTTCATCAGGAGTGTGCCTACGTGGGTCCCGCTCCGGTGCCGCTGATGGACTACGTGATCTCGGTCGAAGCCCAGGCGATCGGCGACGAACCGATCCGTCGATCCGATCTCGCCGACGCGTTCCACGACGTCTCCGTCTCCCGCGAAATGCTCGATCTGCTCGGGCCGGCGGTCAACTCCGCCAGCGGCCTGTTTCTCTACGGGGCCCCGGGCAACGGCAAGTCCACGCTGGCGAATCGCATCACGAGCTGCTTCGGACAGGAAGTCTGGCTGCCGTACGCCGTCATCGACGGACGCGAAATGATCACCGTCTTCGATCCTGCCTACCACCGCCGGGCCGATCTCGAACAGAACGGCGAAGCAGCGACACACGACAAACGCTGGGTCCGCGTCCGCAGGCCAACCGTCGTCGTCGGTGGCGAACTCACAATGGACAATCTCGAGATCCGGCACGACCCGGTCTCCAAGATCAGCGAGGCTCCCCTGCAGATGAAGAGCAACTGCGGCTGTCTGCTGATCGACGACTTCGGTCGCCAGCGGATCTCGCCGGAGGATCTGCTCAACCGCTGGATCATTCCGCTCGAGAACCGGCACGACTACCTCACGCTCGCCACAGGCAAGAAGATCCAGGTCCCCTTTCAACAGCTGATCATCTTCTCCACCAACCTCGATCCCGCAGACCTCGTCGACGAGGCTTTCCTGCGGCGCATCCCCTACCGCATCGAGGTCGGCGATCCGGACGAGGGCGAGTTCCACAACCTGTTTCAGCTGGCCGCAGAGAAAGCCGGCTGCTTCTACAATCCCGACGCCGTCGACCACCTTCTCGAGACGTACTACCGCGGCTGCGACCGGCCACTCAGGCGATGCCACGCACGCGATCTGCTGATGCAGGTTCGCAATTACTGCACCTACAACGATATCCCCTTCGAGATGCTCGCAGAACACTTCGACCGGGTCGCGCATGGGTTCTTCACGCGCGTACCCACTCGTGACATGCAGGCTGAACCACGTCCTGTTCAGACTTCGGTTTGA
- a CDS encoding protein kinase domain-containing protein, with protein MSTGTEVNSTALIADRVGLVAGDQPTHIAGYELEERIGVGGFGEVWRAIGPGGLPKAVKILHGRMDGHQAHSELKALERVRGLRHPFLLSIERIEVSDDRLIVVTELADQCLEDRFEEARSQGHKGIPRDELMVYLRDAADALDFMFEQHGLQHLDIKPENLLVQGDHVKVGDFGLAKDIRHTAVSLVGGFTPLYAPPELFEGEPNRTSDQYSLAIVYQVMLTGVPPFAGRTAAQLTAQHLRNTPDLSALQPVDRPVIARALSKNPLARFQNCRQFIDELSKRRNSRVRTTTGGHTAERPTSKTEVVDPANMTAPEDLPALETVPLPPIDPDVTTTSFRPAIFIGTGGLGGRALAVLKTRLCERYGDGPLPAFPLLYVDTDARSITAVRPDTDEPGLTDDETVCIPLRSSREFRGDSEIHLGWISRRWLYNIPRSRQVEGIRPLGRLALVDHQQSVRQRLRDVISRAVTEEAIQQTAEQSGLPVAAGPPDIFVIASTSGGTGSGTVQDLGWLAREICEDLQVEHGQISAVLLHGTGTSRQTSDLQEASTISFLKELQHFSTPGLSGPRGLRSKGTEDETAPFDHTCLVHLGDGLSDGDFCEQVTRLGDYLCLNAVSDQREVLRLWREQSTGDDLPGTTALRTLGMASTDDTSRNQQADSADVLCHRILSEWFADLDDGGDASHSADGLQEIRTLVGKLGLTEEQVSATVVSCLRGETGRRLEAFSQACWDALDSKPGGTGPVPAELFDRIAAPFADVSADDADPFSPRAVIRPQLDALAASRQQAGAAIREHVIALLDQPGRGCTASMAVRQLLDQVNAAAGICERLRDEIEGTSKQLRSLWCSSADAAATPLSPQQLQELKVQSQQYCVLLCSLEVCQQMLEYVAGVRDIVTAISADLVTLRFRVRHLLEEPGQTTADREELPESVVEAFRTHIVAHVRSGPVSLWDGTGEESQLGAVLQRQAVEFLSDGIPGEQPAGTRSGKTLPEAAHPLLTNVGGGRRVLAVLPASASKDRWKSQLVDRFGNCVSLAASADNRVSVYCEVERITFENVLTQFTRLNPRLQEVAARVHSRNDIEW; from the coding sequence ATGTCCACAGGGACTGAAGTCAATTCGACCGCACTCATTGCCGATCGTGTCGGGCTTGTTGCCGGCGATCAACCCACGCACATCGCCGGTTACGAGCTCGAAGAACGTATCGGTGTCGGCGGCTTCGGCGAAGTCTGGCGGGCCATCGGGCCGGGGGGACTCCCCAAGGCGGTCAAGATCCTGCACGGACGCATGGATGGCCATCAGGCTCACTCCGAACTGAAGGCACTGGAGCGCGTGCGGGGACTGCGGCACCCGTTTCTGCTCAGTATCGAGCGCATCGAAGTCAGCGACGACCGGCTGATTGTCGTCACCGAACTGGCCGACCAGTGTCTCGAGGACCGCTTCGAAGAAGCACGCAGTCAGGGGCACAAGGGGATCCCCCGCGACGAACTGATGGTCTACCTGCGGGACGCCGCCGACGCTCTCGACTTCATGTTCGAGCAGCACGGACTCCAGCACCTCGACATCAAGCCCGAGAACCTCCTCGTCCAGGGAGACCACGTCAAGGTGGGTGACTTCGGGCTGGCCAAGGACATCCGGCACACCGCCGTCTCACTCGTCGGTGGATTCACGCCTCTGTATGCACCACCCGAACTGTTCGAGGGAGAACCGAACCGGACCAGCGACCAGTACAGTCTGGCCATCGTCTATCAGGTGATGCTGACCGGCGTGCCGCCGTTCGCAGGACGGACTGCGGCTCAACTGACCGCCCAGCATCTGCGCAACACCCCCGATCTGTCCGCCCTGCAGCCGGTAGACCGTCCCGTGATCGCACGGGCGCTGTCAAAAAATCCACTGGCGCGATTCCAGAACTGCCGCCAGTTCATCGACGAACTGAGCAAACGACGCAATTCGCGCGTTCGGACGACGACCGGAGGACACACGGCGGAACGACCGACCTCGAAGACCGAAGTCGTCGACCCCGCGAACATGACCGCCCCGGAGGATCTCCCGGCCCTGGAGACGGTCCCGCTCCCCCCCATCGATCCCGACGTCACCACCACATCGTTTCGACCGGCGATCTTCATCGGCACGGGAGGACTCGGTGGGCGTGCACTGGCTGTCCTCAAAACCCGACTCTGCGAACGGTACGGAGACGGTCCCCTTCCCGCCTTTCCACTCCTGTACGTCGATACCGACGCACGGTCGATCACCGCGGTTCGTCCCGACACCGACGAGCCGGGCCTGACAGACGACGAAACCGTCTGCATCCCGTTGCGATCGTCCCGGGAGTTCCGCGGCGACAGCGAGATCCATCTCGGCTGGATCAGCCGGCGCTGGCTCTACAACATTCCCCGATCGCGGCAGGTCGAGGGCATTCGTCCGCTTGGACGACTCGCTCTGGTCGATCACCAGCAGTCCGTCCGCCAGCGACTCCGCGACGTGATCTCCCGCGCCGTGACCGAAGAAGCAATCCAGCAGACGGCCGAACAGTCCGGGCTGCCCGTCGCTGCAGGACCGCCGGACATCTTCGTCATTGCTTCGACCAGCGGAGGAACGGGCAGCGGCACCGTCCAGGATCTCGGATGGCTCGCGCGGGAGATCTGTGAGGATCTGCAGGTAGAACACGGGCAGATCTCCGCCGTGCTGCTTCACGGGACCGGAACGTCGCGGCAGACATCGGATCTGCAGGAAGCCAGCACCATCAGCTTCCTCAAGGAACTGCAGCACTTCAGCACGCCGGGCCTGAGTGGACCACGTGGACTGCGATCCAAAGGAACTGAGGATGAAACGGCGCCGTTCGATCACACCTGCCTGGTGCATCTCGGCGACGGGCTGAGCGACGGCGACTTCTGCGAACAGGTCACACGCCTTGGTGACTATCTCTGTTTGAACGCCGTCTCAGACCAGCGGGAAGTTCTGCGGCTTTGGCGCGAGCAGAGTACCGGCGATGACTTACCCGGTACCACCGCTCTCCGTACGCTGGGAATGGCCTCGACCGACGACACATCCCGCAACCAGCAGGCCGACAGTGCCGACGTCCTGTGCCACCGGATCCTCAGCGAATGGTTTGCCGACCTGGATGACGGCGGCGATGCTTCGCATTCCGCCGATGGTCTTCAGGAGATCCGCACACTCGTCGGCAAACTGGGCCTGACGGAAGAACAGGTGTCCGCCACTGTCGTCTCATGTCTGCGTGGCGAAACGGGACGCAGACTGGAAGCATTCAGCCAGGCCTGCTGGGACGCGCTGGATTCGAAACCGGGCGGCACCGGTCCGGTTCCCGCCGAACTGTTTGACCGCATTGCCGCCCCTTTCGCCGACGTTTCGGCCGACGATGCCGATCCGTTCTCACCCCGAGCGGTCATCCGCCCTCAACTCGACGCCCTGGCCGCGTCTCGCCAACAGGCGGGAGCCGCCATTCGCGAACACGTCATCGCGCTTCTCGATCAGCCCGGCAGGGGCTGCACCGCCTCGATGGCGGTCCGCCAGCTTCTCGACCAGGTCAATGCGGCGGCAGGGATCTGCGAACGGCTCCGCGACGAAATCGAAGGGACGTCGAAGCAACTTCGCAGTCTCTGGTGCAGCAGCGCCGACGCTGCAGCGACACCGCTGTCACCGCAGCAACTGCAGGAGCTGAAAGTTCAGTCTCAGCAGTACTGTGTCCTTCTCTGTTCGCTCGAGGTGTGCCAGCAGATGCTCGAGTATGTTGCCGGCGTGCGCGACATCGTCACCGCGATCAGCGCCGACCTGGTGACGCTGCGGTTTCGCGTTCGGCACCTGCTCGAAGAACCCGGCCAAACCACTGCGGATCGCGAAGAACTGCCGGAATCGGTCGTCGAGGCCTTCCGAACCCACATTGTCGCCCACGTTCGATCCGGTCCTGTCAGCCTGTGGGACGGAACCGGCGAAGAGTCGCAACTCGGTGCGGTGCTGCAGCGCCAGGCGGTGGAGTTTCTCTCCGACGGCATTCCCGGCGAGCAGCCCGCCGGCACCAGATCGGGCAAGACGTTGCCGGAAGCGGCACACCCACTCCTCACCAACGTTGGCGGCGGGCGCCGCGTGCTCGCCGTTCTGCCCGCCTCCGCATCGAAGGACCGCTGGAAGAGTCAGCTTGTCGACAGGTTCGGCAACTGCGTGTCGCTGGCAGCTTCCGCCGACAATCGGGTGTCGGTTTACTGTGAGGTCGAACGGATCACATTCGAAAACGTTCTCACACAGTTCACCCGCCTCAATCCCCGTTTGCAGGAAGTCGCCGCACGGGTCCATTCACGCAACGATATCGAGTGGTAG
- a CDS encoding ABC transporter ATP-binding protein, whose product MANTTQAPGTAAPVVVLDGLTKKYGELTALDNVSLTISSGQILGLIGPNGAGKTTAIKILVGLLRPTSGTARIADADCVANARRIKHLVGYMPDKFGSYDNMRVREYLDFFGAAFAIPRKRRRARIEEVMEITGTTYMRDRYVESLSHGMAQRIGIARTLLHDPKVLIFDEPANGLDPQARVEMRELLLQLAASGKTLLVTSHILPELSRICDRVAIIIRGKLRAYGTVDEIGRQVSQRRNVEAQLASGEQTRAAAEIIRRLIESDSEVVESPTEAAVRFRTELRDVEFSNILKELIGAGIEVTQFRELQTDLEDAFMSFAQPPADGEDSPPVPVAAGARP is encoded by the coding sequence ATGGCGAATACCACCCAGGCACCCGGGACGGCCGCTCCCGTCGTCGTGCTCGACGGACTGACGAAGAAGTACGGCGAGTTGACCGCCCTCGACAACGTCAGCCTCACAATCTCCTCGGGGCAGATCCTCGGCCTGATCGGTCCCAACGGGGCCGGCAAGACCACCGCCATCAAGATTCTCGTCGGACTGCTCCGCCCGACCAGTGGCACCGCCCGCATTGCCGATGCCGACTGCGTTGCCAACGCACGCCGCATCAAGCACCTGGTCGGTTACATGCCGGACAAGTTCGGCTCGTACGACAACATGCGCGTTCGCGAGTATCTCGACTTCTTCGGAGCCGCCTTTGCCATCCCGCGTAAACGGCGACGGGCGCGGATCGAAGAAGTCATGGAGATCACCGGCACCACCTACATGCGGGACCGGTACGTCGAAAGTCTCAGCCACGGGATGGCCCAGCGTATCGGCATCGCGCGGACACTGCTGCATGACCCGAAGGTGCTGATCTTCGACGAACCGGCCAACGGTCTCGATCCCCAGGCACGCGTCGAAATGCGCGAACTGCTGCTCCAGCTCGCGGCAAGCGGCAAGACACTGCTTGTTACCAGTCACATTCTTCCCGAACTCTCCCGCATCTGTGACCGTGTGGCGATCATCATCCGGGGGAAGTTGCGGGCTTACGGCACCGTCGACGAGATCGGCCGTCAGGTCAGCCAGCGCCGCAACGTCGAAGCCCAGCTTGCCTCGGGCGAGCAGACGCGTGCCGCAGCCGAAATCATTCGTCGACTCATCGAATCCGATTCCGAAGTTGTCGAGTCTCCGACCGAAGCGGCCGTCCGCTTTCGGACCGAACTGCGGGATGTCGAGTTCTCGAACATCCTCAAAGAGCTCATTGGGGCCGGCATCGAAGTCACACAGTTCCGCGAATTGCAGACCGATCTCGAAGATGCCTTCATGTCGTTCGCACAGCCTCCAGCGGACGGTGAAGACTCACCTCCGGTTCCGGTCGCAGCTGGGGCCCGGCCCTGA
- a CDS encoding ABC transporter permease translates to MSNPIVTRELLSFLRRPGALWLQCGLAVVFVLLVVLRWPTDAHVAMSGTRSQEVFRIFAYGLLAAMLLVLPGFPATSIVRERNQGTLALLLGTPLGGSQILQGKLLATMLLALLLLSLSLPAVAASYALGGVSLSGISGAYGLLLATALGVTSLGLLVSSYSISSDGAVRWTYGLVLLWSVVSLVPHHFFAGAEGITGTAVEWLRCVSPIAALMAWLGAGDLGMRGVATEADIPARFVLLSVGMSILLTLWTLARMNQSIFDRSRSAGMIADEQSTGVQVLRRMFFIVDPRRRSSSIGPLVNPVMVKEFRCRRFGRLHWLLRLVAACAVLSLALSILTTTRTINWDVPTIGGVMVLLQVALLVLITPSLTSGLISTERETGGWVLLQMTPMSIGRIVWGKLLSVMLTLALVLCATLPGYLVMVYIEPGQRLEVQRVVVCLLITAIFAMLASAAVGSLFRKTAAATAAAYVTLLAICAAPLLVWLGRDAPFGHDTVEAALTINPVAAALSVIHVQGFQGYDLIPANWWFLGIASAASLLLMLLQTWRISRPA, encoded by the coding sequence ATGTCGAATCCGATCGTCACACGAGAGCTGCTGTCGTTTCTCCGCCGACCAGGTGCGCTCTGGCTGCAGTGTGGACTGGCCGTCGTCTTCGTGCTGCTCGTCGTCCTCCGCTGGCCGACCGATGCGCATGTGGCCATGTCCGGGACGCGGTCGCAGGAAGTCTTTCGCATCTTCGCCTACGGACTGCTCGCGGCCATGCTGCTCGTGCTGCCCGGCTTCCCGGCGACAAGCATCGTGCGGGAAAGAAATCAGGGAACGCTTGCACTCCTGCTGGGGACGCCGCTTGGCGGCAGCCAGATTCTGCAGGGAAAGCTGCTGGCCACCATGCTGCTGGCACTGTTGCTGTTGAGTCTGAGTCTCCCGGCCGTCGCCGCAAGTTATGCCTTGGGCGGCGTGTCGCTCAGCGGTATCAGCGGAGCTTACGGGCTGCTGCTCGCAACCGCTCTGGGAGTGACGAGTCTGGGACTGCTGGTCAGCAGTTACTCGATCTCGTCCGACGGAGCCGTCCGCTGGACCTACGGCCTCGTTCTCCTCTGGAGCGTCGTCTCGCTCGTTCCACACCACTTCTTCGCAGGGGCCGAAGGAATCACCGGAACGGCCGTGGAATGGCTCCGGTGTGTCTCCCCCATCGCCGCGCTGATGGCCTGGCTGGGAGCCGGTGACCTCGGCATGCGCGGCGTCGCGACCGAGGCCGACATCCCGGCCCGTTTCGTGCTCCTCTCCGTCGGGATGAGCATCCTGCTGACGCTGTGGACGCTCGCCCGCATGAACCAGTCCATTTTCGACCGGTCCCGATCAGCCGGCATGATCGCCGATGAGCAGTCGACCGGCGTGCAGGTGCTGCGGCGAATGTTCTTCATTGTCGACCCCCGCCGTCGATCCAGTTCGATCGGTCCGCTCGTCAATCCGGTGATGGTCAAGGAGTTTCGCTGCCGGCGCTTCGGCCGACTGCACTGGCTGCTGCGGCTCGTTGCGGCCTGCGCCGTCCTCTCGCTGGCGCTCTCGATTCTCACGACGACCCGCACGATCAACTGGGACGTCCCCACGATCGGGGGCGTCATGGTGCTGCTGCAGGTCGCATTGCTGGTCCTGATCACGCCCAGCCTCACTTCGGGACTGATCAGTACCGAACGGGAAACCGGCGGCTGGGTGCTGCTGCAGATGACCCCCATGTCGATTGGGCGGATCGTCTGGGGCAAACTGCTTTCGGTCATGCTGACGCTTGCCCTCGTCCTGTGTGCGACGCTGCCGGGCTACCTGGTGATGGTCTACATCGAGCCGGGACAGCGGCTGGAAGTTCAACGCGTTGTCGTGTGCCTGCTGATCACGGCCATCTTCGCGATGCTCGCCAGCGCTGCCGTCGGCAGCCTGTTCCGAAAGACGGCGGCCGCGACAGCCGCAGCGTACGTCACGCTCCTGGCGATCTGCGCTGCCCCCCTGCTTGTCTGGCTCGGCCGCGATGCACCGTTCGGCCACGACACTGTCGAAGCCGCGTTGACGATCAACCCTGTCGCTGCCGCCCTGTCCGTCATCCACGTCCAGGGGTTCCAGGGGTACGACCTGATTCCCGCGAACTGGTGGTTCCTGGGAATTGCATCGGCCGCTTCGCTGCTGCTGATGCTCCTGCAGACCTGGCGCATCTCACGACCTGCCTGA
- a CDS encoding HEAT repeat domain-containing protein, which translates to MIPRFWIACCCLFALADQATAQLSARPEAIRVQFAMYEDPELETPDIQLRLKSDLLPLWREALRRPEADYQRLTASAIAEAAEAGFPDLEPAQDDLEAVLKSEQNHLAARTAAARALIALESRDSAPLLFEVSQSLTTPIRMLVEPALAAWGFEPILPVWRDRVRDPQTSRRELVLALDGLAQAGDAQVLDNMLKIVHAAGRPADIRLAAARAAGAATDKGLEPHAGRLTDHPRATAVHRLCAVALLKRQSTQSAQQQLATLASDDNPAVAEQALGHLFAIDPAQVIPLADQAIQRPDPKVRRRGADAFVAVPDPQRVEPLASLLDDPHPDVRRSVRDDLYRLAGTDDLSDAVRRSARAVLNNDSWRGQEQAAILLGALDEETAATRLLDLLQAERPEVKIAAAWALRKLAIPETAPELFEHVQQQTKARRSGRGTDGLDEQVAHLFEALAILNFAPAEDLLREYVPKKFINGYYSRGAAIWSLGLMYAGRPDEDLVGQFVERMMDMHPTNPDVDIVYEMSATSLGRMNAESRLPEFEQRLGTVSAHDRLAYAIRWSIEQITGEPAPSPGPAIRSRAGWFLEPAAETDPVAE; encoded by the coding sequence ATGATTCCGCGATTCTGGATAGCCTGCTGCTGCCTGTTCGCACTTGCCGACCAGGCGACGGCGCAGCTCTCTGCCCGGCCTGAGGCGATTCGCGTTCAGTTCGCCATGTACGAAGACCCCGAGCTGGAAACACCCGACATCCAGCTCAGACTCAAGAGTGACCTGTTGCCCCTCTGGCGCGAGGCTCTGCGGCGACCGGAAGCCGACTATCAGCGACTCACAGCCAGCGCCATTGCCGAAGCCGCTGAGGCCGGCTTCCCGGATCTCGAGCCAGCGCAAGACGATCTGGAGGCCGTGCTGAAATCCGAGCAGAATCATCTGGCGGCACGCACGGCCGCGGCCCGAGCACTGATTGCCCTCGAGTCGCGTGACTCGGCTCCGCTCCTGTTCGAAGTGAGTCAGTCGCTGACAACACCAATCCGCATGCTGGTCGAACCGGCTCTTGCCGCTTGGGGCTTCGAACCGATCCTTCCTGTCTGGCGGGACCGCGTCCGCGATCCGCAAACCAGTCGCCGGGAACTTGTGCTCGCACTCGACGGCCTGGCGCAGGCCGGGGACGCGCAGGTCCTCGACAACATGCTGAAAATTGTTCACGCTGCCGGTCGCCCCGCTGATATCCGGCTTGCTGCCGCCAGGGCGGCCGGTGCCGCGACAGACAAAGGACTCGAGCCGCACGCGGGGCGGTTGACGGACCATCCGCGGGCAACAGCAGTGCATCGACTCTGTGCGGTCGCATTGCTGAAGCGGCAATCGACTCAGTCCGCGCAGCAGCAACTGGCGACTCTGGCCAGCGACGACAATCCCGCCGTCGCAGAGCAGGCGCTGGGCCATCTGTTCGCAATCGACCCCGCCCAGGTGATCCCACTGGCCGACCAGGCGATTCAGCGTCCTGATCCGAAAGTCCGCCGGCGCGGCGCCGATGCCTTCGTTGCCGTGCCGGACCCGCAGCGAGTCGAACCGCTCGCATCACTCCTTGACGATCCGCACCCGGACGTTCGCCGCAGCGTGCGGGACGACCTGTACCGGCTCGCCGGTACCGACGATCTGAGTGACGCCGTCCGGCGTTCGGCCAGAGCGGTGCTGAACAATGACAGCTGGCGCGGACAGGAGCAGGCCGCCATCCTCCTCGGCGCTCTCGATGAGGAAACCGCCGCAACCCGACTGCTCGATCTGCTGCAGGCAGAACGACCGGAGGTGAAGATTGCGGCAGCCTGGGCGCTGCGGAAGCTGGCCATCCCGGAAACCGCCCCCGAGCTCTTCGAGCACGTGCAGCAGCAGACGAAAGCACGGCGAAGCGGACGGGGTACAGACGGACTCGACGAGCAGGTGGCCCATCTGTTTGAAGCACTGGCGATTCTGAACTTCGCCCCGGCGGAGGACCTTCTTCGCGAGTACGTGCCGAAGAAGTTCATCAACGGGTACTACTCGCGGGGGGCCGCGATCTGGTCACTCGGGCTGATGTACGCCGGTCGGCCGGACGAGGATCTCGTCGGCCAGTTCGTCGAACGAATGATGGACATGCATCCCACCAATCCCGATGTGGACATCGTGTACGAGATGTCCGCGACCTCGCTCGGTCGGATGAACGCCGAATCGCGGCTGCCGGAGTTCGAACAACGTCTCGGGACAGTCTCGGCGCACGATCGACTGGCCTATGCCATCCGCTGGTCGATCGAGCAGATCACTGGAGAACCCGCCCCCTCGCCCGGACCGGCCATTCGATCACGTGCCGGCTGGTTCCTCGAACCGGCCGCCGAGACCGATCCCGTCGCGGAGTAG
- a CDS encoding DUF1254 domain-containing protein encodes MRHAVLMLVLASCLLLVGSAAAQETSPRMKMTTTIPPGIATPDTLETRIGTLHLVDGVPTAETARLLYDNLDFQRGVQAYLSSIQIASMHAMREGILKFGPANRTVLMFADLMDSHALFLTPNTTSVYNVLWLELADEPMVMETPPNVLGLINDYWFHYVCDFGNAGPDRGKGGKYLIVPPDYEGALPDGFHVVRTQTHNHWVIWRGFQQNGDTKPAVEATKKSFRLYPLSQSESQPELTFLNVSGKEFNTIHAGDYRFFEEVNEVVQAEPPEGQDPEILGLLASIGIRKGEPFKPDARMKAILEDAANVGTATARALASRPRDKKFYYYPGESYWVTPFVGGSYQFIENGARLLDARAFFHFYATGITPAMSMAAVGKGSQYAAAFLDAEGKPFDGSKTYRLHLPPGVPAKNFWSIVVYDNQTRSQLQTDQRFPSVSSARETTKQNADGSYDVYFGPTAPEGKESNWIQTIPGKGWNMLLRLYGPAQSWFDKTWRPAAPVVVD; translated from the coding sequence AAGAGACGTCTCCCCGAATGAAAATGACGACCACGATTCCTCCGGGGATCGCGACTCCCGACACGCTCGAGACGCGCATTGGGACGCTGCATCTGGTCGACGGGGTGCCGACCGCAGAGACAGCACGCCTGCTGTACGACAATCTTGATTTTCAGCGGGGAGTTCAGGCCTACCTCTCGAGCATCCAGATCGCGTCGATGCACGCGATGCGGGAAGGCATTCTGAAGTTCGGCCCGGCGAATCGGACTGTGCTGATGTTCGCCGACCTGATGGATTCGCACGCCCTGTTCCTCACTCCCAACACGACGTCTGTGTACAACGTGCTCTGGCTGGAACTGGCGGACGAGCCGATGGTCATGGAAACGCCCCCGAACGTGCTCGGGCTGATCAATGACTACTGGTTCCACTATGTCTGTGACTTCGGGAACGCCGGGCCGGACAGAGGGAAAGGGGGCAAGTACCTGATCGTGCCTCCGGATTACGAAGGCGCTCTGCCGGATGGTTTCCACGTTGTTCGAACGCAGACACACAACCACTGGGTCATCTGGCGCGGGTTCCAGCAGAATGGCGACACGAAACCGGCTGTGGAAGCGACGAAGAAGTCGTTCCGCCTGTATCCGCTGTCACAGTCAGAATCGCAGCCCGAACTGACGTTTCTGAATGTCTCCGGCAAGGAGTTCAATACGATCCACGCGGGGGACTACCGCTTCTTCGAAGAAGTGAACGAGGTCGTTCAGGCGGAGCCGCCCGAGGGACAGGATCCGGAGATTCTCGGCCTTCTGGCATCGATCGGCATCCGGAAGGGTGAACCATTCAAACCGGACGCCCGGATGAAGGCGATTCTCGAAGATGCCGCCAACGTGGGGACGGCGACGGCCCGCGCCCTGGCGTCCCGTCCGCGGGACAAGAAGTTCTATTACTATCCTGGAGAGTCGTACTGGGTGACTCCGTTCGTCGGAGGGAGCTACCAGTTCATTGAGAATGGTGCGAGGCTGCTTGATGCCCGGGCCTTCTTCCACTTCTACGCCACCGGAATCACACCGGCAATGAGCATGGCAGCCGTTGGCAAAGGCTCGCAATACGCGGCAGCGTTTCTCGACGCCGAAGGCAAGCCATTCGACGGGAGCAAGACGTATCGGCTTCACCTGCCTCCTGGAGTGCCGGCAAAGAACTTCTGGTCGATCGTCGTCTACGACAATCAGACACGATCACAGTTGCAGACCGATCAGCGGTTTCCCAGCGTGAGCAGTGCGCGTGAAACAACGAAACAGAACGCCGATGGATCGTATGACGTTTACTTCGGTCCAACCGCTCCGGAAGGCAAGGAGAGCAACTGGATCCAGACGATTCCCGGCAAGGGATGGAACATGCTGCTGAGGTTATATGGACCGGCGCAGTCCTGGTTCGACAAAACGTGGCGTCCGGCGGCTCCGGTGGTCGTCGACTGA